The window CATCGTGCGGCGACCAACAACCTCAGTCAGTGGGAATGCTGCAGAGCTTGCCAAGACCATAAGCACGTACAGAGCCACTGAGGCATTGAATGCATCTGCTATGCCGATTAGTTCCAGGAAATACGTAGAGTAGCCAACCACAAACGGCGCCCCGATGACCTGCTGCGCCCAAGCCACGAGAATAGAGGCCATTGTTCGCTTGAGGTTTGTACCCCGAAAGCATTCGAAATGTAGCCCGAAGTCAAGACCAAAAATTGTTTTGCTGGTGGCAGCGCCGTCGTTTCGTTGTACCTCGGTAGAGATTCtgatttcttcttccatgcGGCGTATCTCCAAGGTGTAGAACATGTCGTTTTTGAAACCATGGATTTTCTTCAATGACTTTCGGGCTTTCTCGCCCCTTCCCTGTCTCAATAGCCACTGTGGGGATTCGGGGAAGAACGGGTATCCCACTAGGAGAATTACTGTCCAGGATAGAATGTCAGTATTTTGAAGACCAACAAAACTTTGAAATATTGGACTCACAGGGGAAAAAGTACATGCCAACAACTGGAAGCCACCATTGCCTATATATAATATCTCTTAGGAGCCTGGCAAACAATACGACGGAACACACTCTAGGAAGGCACCACGACCTAGAAATAATTATACTTACCATTTGCCGCTGAGATGACTTCCACCTTTTGACACAATCACGCTGTATTCATGATTAGCTCAAACATTTGAAATTAATTTTCGACAGACGTACACCGCAAATTGGCCGAAAACAATGCTGGTATTGAAAAAGCAAAGGAAGAAACCCCGCAACTCTGGACGACTGGTTTCACCAATCCAGAGAGGCGATATAGTGAAGATAATACCAATCGCGATTCCTGGGTTTCCGTATCAGTCAGGACTAATTTTGATAGCATTTTGTTGGAAATACCGTTCACGCCTCGGCCTGCCAGGTGAGTTTTCCAGTCCGTTGCTAGTTGTTGCAGGACGACCCCAGCCACCGAAACAAGTGCAGCAACAATAATACCCGGCTTTCGGCCATACTTTTCAAGCAAAGGGGTCCAGATTAATGCTGCAGCTACTTCGGTTGCGGGTGCAATTGAACTCCATGCTGAGAGATATCGCGCAGGCAGAAGATAATCACCATTCGGCTGAAGAAATCCAAACTGCTTCTTGAATGCAGGCAGTGCTGCTAATTGACCATTGGCAACGAGGTCAAAACCTTGCATGACGAGTCCGCAGGAAATGAAGATTGCTAGAATCATAGACATTACTACGTTAGCATAGGATTCATTGACCG of the Penicillium psychrofluorescens genome assembly, chromosome: 1 genome contains:
- a CDS encoding uncharacterized protein (ID:PFLUO_000559-T1.cds;~source:funannotate), producing MDPPTVNDVIIDGVDYSTVNPDNKWKILKTQRRFALWSIFISCGLVMQGFDLVANGQLAALPAFKKQFGFLQPNGDYLLPARYLSAWSSIAPATEVAAALIWTPLLEKYGRKPGIIVAALVSVAGVVLQQLATDWKTHLAGRGVNGIAIGIIFTISPLWIGETSRPELRGFFLCFFNTSIVFGQFAVVIVSKGGSHLSGKWQWWLPVVGMYFFPLILLVGYPFFPESPQWLLRQGRGEKARKSLKKIHGFKNDMFYTLEIRRMEEEIRISTEVQRNDGAATSKTIFGLDFGLHFECFRGTNLKRTMASILVAWAQQVIGAPFVVGYSTYFLELIGIADAFNASVALYVLMVLASSAAFPLTEVVGRRTMLVGPQFVLCFILLLIGIMGCVPDHAKANWAIVVFMYLWTIIFQMSISATGFVIASEIATMRLRAVTQGMVTIFNAVASLVMSFVMPYLINPDAADLGGKVGFVFMATGLVVSVAGYFLYPETKGISFETLDKLYELRVAPRHFKAETENLVTDQLEEK